In the Hyalangium gracile genome, one interval contains:
- a CDS encoding type II secretion system F family protein has protein sequence MNERRSSRVAPAASQESPRERPRSSAASPRPVRPAQRSAPPSGMGERVARAWSRHPLVSMARHRQRLGFYVGLHTMLRSGVALSLALTELSRGADKDAFRRAVADVGAAIASGSGLAEALRRQPSWFEPHVVAALEAGEFSGTLEAALAGVIARMEAIQKLRWRTLALCLYPVYLLGAFIIGGSFLDAATGAMSSSGTDGIIGGAILAIVGRMLSAATVGFALFVAPLGLAALGLEAGWERLRLRLPLLGTFHRRFQASRFCEVLGTSLGAGLDAPRSLQAAIESTGNAELQARAGQAVQRLRDGATFTDVVEWLGVLDAESLRQVGIGERSGRIEPLLQQQARENTEAALRGLRNLVFALIVMLVVYLFATNIMRIFEFQSDYFRRIEDLSHTGVSAPRQGGRP, from the coding sequence ATGAACGAGCGGCGATCATCGCGGGTGGCCCCTGCGGCCTCGCAGGAGTCGCCTCGGGAGAGGCCTCGGAGCAGCGCGGCGTCGCCGAGGCCCGTCCGCCCGGCGCAGCGCTCCGCGCCTCCCAGCGGCATGGGAGAGCGGGTGGCTCGGGCCTGGAGCCGTCATCCGCTCGTGTCGATGGCGCGTCACCGCCAGCGCCTCGGCTTCTACGTCGGGCTGCACACCATGCTTCGCTCCGGCGTGGCCCTGTCGCTGGCCCTCACGGAGCTGTCGCGCGGGGCGGACAAGGACGCCTTCCGCCGTGCCGTGGCCGATGTTGGCGCGGCCATCGCCAGCGGCTCCGGTCTGGCCGAGGCCCTGCGCCGCCAGCCTTCCTGGTTCGAGCCGCACGTGGTGGCCGCGCTGGAGGCCGGCGAGTTCTCCGGAACGCTCGAGGCGGCACTGGCGGGTGTCATCGCCCGCATGGAGGCCATCCAGAAGCTGCGCTGGCGCACGCTCGCGCTGTGCCTCTACCCCGTCTATCTGCTGGGCGCGTTCATCATCGGAGGCTCGTTCCTGGATGCGGCCACCGGGGCCATGAGCTCCAGCGGGACGGATGGCATCATCGGGGGCGCCATCCTCGCGATCGTCGGGCGGATGCTCTCGGCGGCTACGGTCGGCTTCGCGCTCTTCGTGGCGCCGCTGGGCCTGGCGGCGCTCGGGCTCGAGGCGGGCTGGGAGCGGCTCCGCCTGCGTCTCCCGCTGCTGGGGACGTTCCACCGGCGGTTCCAGGCCAGCCGCTTCTGCGAGGTGCTGGGGACGTCCCTGGGCGCCGGGCTGGACGCGCCCCGCAGCCTCCAGGCAGCCATCGAGTCCACGGGCAACGCGGAGCTACAGGCGCGCGCCGGTCAGGCGGTCCAGCGGCTCCGGGACGGCGCCACCTTCACGGACGTGGTGGAGTGGCTGGGCGTGCTGGACGCGGAGTCGCTGCGTCAGGTCGGAATCGGTGAGCGCTCCGGCCGCATCGAGCCGCTCCTGCAACAGCAAGCCCGGGAGAACACCGAGGCCGCGCTGCGGGGGCTGCGCAACCTGGTGTTCGCGCTCATCGTCATGCTGGTGGTCTATCTCTTCGCCACCAACATCATGCGCATCTTCGAGTTCCAGTCGGACTACTTCCGCCGCATCGAGGATCTGAGCCACACCGGCGTGTCCGCGCCCCGGCAGGGAGGGAGACCCTAG
- a CDS encoding efflux RND transporter permease subunit: protein MFTDFFIRRPIFAAVVSILITLVGAITIPSLAVEQYPDLALPQVTVNSTYLGASAEVVESAVTTVLERALNGLKGMRYISSTSTNEGSSSITISFEPGYDVDIAAVDVQNRVATTSARLPAAVNALGITVNKTQSQLLMSFGLYDTENRYDRGFISNYADVYLRDALLRVRGVGDVRIFGERRFAMRLWLDPTQLASRGLTPQDVVAALRSQNLQVGAGQVGQQPAPQGQTYQFTVRALGQLTTAEEFNDIVVQRGEDGSLVRLKDVGRAELGAENYGQLLRFNGREAVGLGIFQLPGSNALEVRDGVVAELERLKATFPPGLTYEPAFDTTRAVSASIEEVLTTLAEAILLVVLVVFVFLHGWRSVLVVATTLPVSLIGTFAFVSAFGFSINTLTLFGLTLATGLVVDDAIVVIENVERIMEQDKVSPREATHRGMKQVAGVVVAVALVLSAVFVPVSFFPGTTGAIYQQFALTLAFSIALSALVALTLSPALAARLLRGREGEKWRAARWVDHTLDAFRNAYGRLLGKLLGPLRWGVVAAFVACLIVTALLYRATPTGFIPAEDQGYLIVAVQGPEGTSLDYTRQVLIQTEEVLRKQPEVADIFTVGGFSLLGAGPNTGTLFVNLKPWEEREGDNQGVGALVDRLRGQLLSVGGARVLPFQPPSIRGVGSVGGFEFVLEDQLGTHTLEELAQVTQQLVAQANRSPGLSGVFSSFTTSTPLLDVQVDRQKAEALGVSLDSVYSTLSVYLGSQYVNDFTFASRVYRVYVQAAVPFRNEPQDISSFYVRSAQGEMVPLESLVTVRPVTSAASIQHYNLFRSATINGQQAPGASTGDALTAMEQVARQGLPAGFAFEWTGLSREQKEAGGKVLIIFGLGVVFVFLVLAAQYESFALPMVVMLGVPVAILGALGLQNLRGLANDVFCQVGLVMLVGLSSKNAILIVEFAEQLRQEGKGVVEAAIQSAQTRLRPILMTSFAFLLGVLPLVLATGAGAASRKSLGTAVFGGMLLSTFVNLIFIPVLYMLVESARSRVLKRREHGQGGGEGAAPREA, encoded by the coding sequence CATGCGCTACATCTCCTCGACGAGCACCAACGAGGGGAGCAGCAGCATCACCATCAGCTTCGAGCCCGGCTACGACGTGGACATCGCCGCGGTGGACGTGCAGAACCGGGTGGCCACCACGTCCGCGCGCCTGCCGGCGGCGGTCAACGCGCTGGGCATCACCGTCAACAAGACGCAGTCGCAGCTGCTGATGTCCTTCGGGCTGTACGACACCGAGAACCGGTATGACCGGGGCTTCATCAGCAACTACGCGGACGTGTACCTCCGGGACGCGCTGCTGCGCGTCAGGGGCGTGGGCGACGTGCGCATCTTCGGCGAGCGGCGCTTCGCCATGCGGCTGTGGTTGGATCCCACGCAGCTGGCGAGCCGGGGCCTCACCCCGCAGGACGTGGTGGCGGCGCTGCGCTCGCAGAACCTGCAGGTGGGCGCCGGACAGGTGGGCCAGCAGCCCGCGCCGCAGGGGCAGACATACCAGTTCACCGTGCGCGCGCTGGGCCAGCTCACCACGGCCGAGGAGTTCAACGACATCGTCGTGCAGCGAGGCGAGGACGGCTCGCTGGTTCGGCTGAAGGACGTGGGCCGCGCGGAGCTGGGCGCGGAGAACTACGGGCAGCTGCTGCGCTTCAACGGCCGCGAGGCGGTGGGCCTGGGCATCTTCCAGCTCCCGGGCTCCAACGCGCTGGAGGTGCGCGACGGAGTGGTGGCGGAGCTGGAGCGGCTCAAGGCCACCTTCCCGCCGGGGCTCACCTACGAGCCGGCCTTCGACACCACGCGCGCGGTGTCGGCCTCCATCGAGGAGGTGCTGACGACGCTGGCCGAGGCCATCCTGCTGGTGGTGCTGGTCGTCTTCGTCTTCCTGCACGGCTGGCGCAGCGTGCTGGTGGTGGCGACGACGCTGCCGGTGTCCCTGATCGGCACCTTCGCCTTCGTCAGCGCGTTCGGCTTCTCCATCAACACGCTGACGCTGTTCGGCCTGACGCTGGCCACGGGCCTGGTGGTGGATGACGCCATCGTCGTCATCGAGAACGTCGAGCGCATCATGGAGCAGGACAAGGTGAGCCCGCGCGAGGCCACGCACCGAGGCATGAAGCAGGTGGCCGGCGTGGTGGTGGCGGTGGCGCTGGTGCTGTCCGCGGTGTTCGTGCCGGTGTCCTTCTTCCCGGGCACCACGGGCGCCATCTATCAGCAGTTCGCGCTGACGCTCGCCTTCTCCATCGCCCTGTCGGCGCTGGTGGCGCTCACCCTGTCCCCGGCGCTGGCCGCGCGGCTGCTGCGCGGGCGCGAGGGGGAGAAGTGGCGGGCGGCCCGGTGGGTGGACCACACGCTGGACGCCTTCCGCAACGCCTACGGGCGGCTGCTGGGCAAGCTCCTGGGGCCTCTGCGGTGGGGGGTGGTGGCGGCCTTCGTGGCGTGCCTCATCGTGACGGCGCTGCTGTACCGCGCGACGCCCACTGGCTTCATCCCGGCCGAGGACCAGGGCTACCTCATCGTCGCGGTGCAGGGGCCGGAGGGCACGTCCCTGGACTACACCCGGCAGGTGCTGATCCAGACGGAGGAGGTGCTGCGCAAGCAGCCGGAGGTGGCGGACATCTTCACCGTGGGCGGCTTCTCGCTGCTGGGCGCCGGCCCCAACACCGGCACGCTCTTCGTCAACCTGAAGCCGTGGGAGGAGCGCGAGGGGGACAACCAGGGCGTGGGAGCGCTGGTGGATCGGCTGCGCGGGCAGCTGCTCTCCGTGGGCGGCGCGCGCGTGCTGCCCTTCCAGCCGCCATCGATTCGAGGCGTGGGCAGCGTGGGTGGCTTCGAGTTCGTCCTCGAGGATCAGCTCGGCACCCACACGCTGGAGGAGCTGGCGCAGGTGACGCAGCAGCTCGTCGCCCAGGCCAACCGCTCGCCCGGCTTGAGCGGGGTGTTCTCCTCCTTCACCACGAGCACGCCGCTCCTGGATGTGCAGGTGGACCGGCAGAAGGCGGAGGCGCTGGGCGTCTCGCTGGACTCGGTCTACTCCACGCTGTCGGTGTACCTGGGCAGCCAGTACGTCAATGACTTCACCTTCGCCAGCCGCGTGTACCGGGTGTACGTGCAGGCGGCGGTGCCGTTCCGCAACGAGCCCCAGGACATCAGCTCCTTCTATGTGCGCTCGGCGCAGGGGGAGATGGTGCCCCTGGAGTCCCTGGTGACGGTGCGTCCCGTCACCAGCGCGGCGAGCATCCAGCACTACAACCTGTTCCGCTCCGCGACCATCAACGGCCAGCAGGCGCCCGGAGCCAGCACGGGCGATGCGCTGACGGCCATGGAGCAGGTGGCGCGGCAGGGCCTGCCCGCGGGGTTCGCCTTCGAGTGGACGGGACTGTCCCGCGAGCAGAAGGAGGCCGGCGGCAAGGTGCTGATCATCTTCGGGCTGGGCGTCGTCTTCGTGTTCCTGGTGCTCGCGGCGCAGTACGAGAGCTTCGCCCTGCCGATGGTGGTGATGCTGGGCGTGCCGGTGGCGATCCTGGGGGCGCTGGGGCTACAGAACCTAAGAGGCCTGGCCAACGACGTCTTCTGTCAGGTGGGCCTGGTGATGCTGGTGGGCCTGTCGAGCAAGAACGCCATCCTCATCGTGGAGTTCGCCGAGCAGCTGCGCCAGGAGGGCAAGGGCGTGGTGGAGGCCGCCATCCAGTCGGCGCAGACACGCCTGCGCCCCATCCTGATGACGTCGTTCGCGTTCCTGCTGGGCGTGCTGCCGCTGGTGCTGGCCACTGGGGCGGGCGCCGCGTCGCGCAAGTCCCTGGGGACGGCGGTGTTCGGCGGCATGCTGCTGTCCACCTTCGTGAACCTCATCTTCATCCCGGTGCTGTACATGCTGGTGGAGTCGGCTCGCTCGCGGGTGCTCAAGCGCCGGGAGCACGGCCAGGGAGGCGGCGAGGGCGCGGCCCCGCGGGAGGCCTGA
- a CDS encoding carbohydrate binding domain-containing protein, whose amino-acid sequence MTLALRKHWWLGVLALGMGSGCREPQPPLIGPNLVVNGSFEAGLEGWWHTTNVKEGTASVSAEAADFGSAGLKLKKGTEGWGCMAGQETLAHRAGQTFQVNARLKGAAGGERVTFSFHGQGFEVVAENRWRTVSRMLLLPEANSNATALISVTTNEATVYVDEVSIAQAVVEKGDADEEEDNLLSNGSFESDLGMWNFWTNSPDGSASTSPDARHSGFLGMVLTRGAEGAISSVKQPLRDPVAEREEYRIEARIRGTQGGEMVNLCLQMNDEPWDGPCETVSATTEWQHVTKKIAIEEALFDERVGAVLSLGSEGTVMVDDVIVVRTRRGY is encoded by the coding sequence ATGACCCTCGCACTTCGAAAGCACTGGTGGTTGGGCGTGCTGGCCCTGGGCATGGGGTCCGGCTGTAGAGAGCCCCAGCCGCCGCTCATCGGGCCCAACCTGGTGGTCAACGGCTCGTTCGAGGCTGGCCTCGAGGGCTGGTGGCATACGACGAACGTGAAGGAGGGAACGGCCTCCGTCAGCGCCGAGGCGGCGGACTTCGGCAGCGCGGGGCTCAAGCTCAAGAAGGGCACCGAGGGCTGGGGCTGCATGGCGGGCCAGGAGACGCTGGCGCACCGCGCCGGGCAGACCTTCCAGGTGAACGCCCGCCTCAAGGGTGCCGCGGGAGGCGAACGCGTCACCTTCAGCTTCCACGGACAGGGCTTCGAGGTGGTGGCCGAGAACCGGTGGCGGACGGTGTCCCGGATGCTGCTCCTGCCCGAGGCCAACAGCAACGCCACCGCCCTCATCAGCGTCACCACGAACGAGGCCACCGTCTATGTGGACGAGGTCTCCATCGCCCAGGCCGTCGTGGAGAAGGGCGATGCCGACGAGGAGGAGGACAACCTGCTGAGCAACGGCTCCTTCGAGAGCGACCTGGGGATGTGGAACTTCTGGACGAACTCGCCGGATGGCTCGGCCTCCACGTCACCGGATGCGCGGCACTCGGGCTTCCTGGGCATGGTGCTGACCCGAGGCGCCGAAGGCGCCATCAGCTCGGTGAAGCAGCCCCTCCGGGATCCCGTCGCCGAGCGGGAGGAGTATCGCATCGAGGCCCGTATCCGTGGCACCCAGGGAGGCGAGATGGTGAACCTGTGCCTTCAGATGAACGACGAGCCCTGGGATGGACCGTGCGAGACAGTGAGCGCCACCACCGAGTGGCAGCACGTCACCAAGAAGATCGCCATCGAGGAGGCGCTGTTCGACGAGCGCGTCGGCGCGGTGCTCTCCCTGGGCAGCGAGGGCACCGTCATGGTGGACGACGTGATCGTCGTCCGGACGCGGCGAGGCTACTAG
- a CDS encoding ester cyclase — translation MPLPDDLRARREAILREHFDSENRHDFEATMTTFRHPRYELMATGDVYEGAEAVRRYYKESRTAFPDQRNRLLTMHHADDAIITEFELYGTHLGNYRGLPPTGRAFKARMSAIFLFEGELITCERIYFDANTILRQLGIAHDPLTLKGRLATALNHPVTVGKAFLRQALHRARAVSPASRERDARHGSDRP, via the coding sequence ATGCCCCTTCCCGATGACCTGAGAGCCCGCCGCGAAGCCATCCTCCGTGAGCACTTCGACTCGGAGAACCGCCACGACTTCGAGGCGACGATGACGACGTTCCGCCACCCGCGCTACGAGCTCATGGCCACCGGCGACGTGTACGAAGGAGCCGAGGCGGTGAGGCGCTACTACAAGGAGTCACGCACCGCGTTCCCGGATCAGCGCAACCGCCTGCTGACGATGCACCACGCGGACGACGCCATCATCACCGAGTTCGAGCTGTACGGGACGCACCTGGGCAACTACCGCGGACTGCCCCCCACGGGCCGAGCCTTCAAGGCGCGGATGAGCGCCATCTTCCTCTTCGAGGGAGAGCTCATCACCTGCGAGCGCATCTACTTCGACGCGAACACCATCCTGCGGCAGCTCGGCATCGCCCACGACCCGCTGACCCTCAAGGGCAGGCTGGCCACGGCGCTGAACCACCCCGTCACGGTGGGCAAGGCATTCCTACGCCAGGCGTTACATCGTGCAAGAGCGGTCAGCCCCGCGAGCCGAGAGAGGGATGCCAGGCATGGGAGCGATCGGCCGTAG
- a CDS encoding AAA family ATPase, giving the protein MPWLEELDILIRARYPLLYLVSWEEHRVDTILAELARSHGKALFHWSVIRGLRNVGGTRTTTQSEETRNPIEALAAIEKLNEPALVVLKDFHPYLEEKGVVRALRELAHFLKSTFTTVILLSPSLTIPVELEKEVSVIDVPLPGYNDLMQLLKEIVAVVRKGNKATVDLSREHADQLIKAALGLTLAEAENAFAKAIAHDGKLGVEDIKRIQDEKRQVIRKNGLLEYYPPDETLGNVGGLQNLKSWLSQRTAAFGERARQFGLPEPRGVLLLGVQGCGKSLTAKAISAHWNLPLLRLDMGRIFSGLIGSSEENLRKAIRVAESVAPVVLWVDEIEKGLSGVASSSTGDSGVSARVFGTLLTWLQEKTAPVFVVATANRIDGLPPELLRKGRFDEIFFIDLPEQAERREILRIHLNRRKREPSHYDLEALATATDGFSGAEIEQAVIAGLYEAFGENVDLGQQHLVKAIRETFPLSVTMRDEISRLRNWARGRTRPASPGGPPEGLQGAVAPGGRK; this is encoded by the coding sequence ATGCCGTGGTTGGAGGAACTCGACATCCTCATCCGGGCTCGCTACCCGCTGCTCTACCTCGTCTCGTGGGAGGAGCACCGGGTGGACACCATCCTCGCCGAGCTCGCCCGCTCGCACGGCAAGGCGCTCTTCCACTGGTCCGTCATCCGTGGCCTGCGCAATGTGGGAGGAACGCGCACCACGACGCAGTCCGAGGAGACGCGCAACCCCATCGAGGCGCTGGCCGCCATCGAGAAGCTGAACGAGCCGGCGCTCGTGGTGCTCAAGGACTTCCATCCGTACCTCGAGGAGAAGGGCGTGGTCCGGGCCCTCCGCGAGCTGGCGCACTTCCTCAAGAGCACCTTCACCACCGTCATCCTCCTCTCGCCGTCGCTCACCATCCCCGTCGAGCTGGAGAAGGAGGTCTCCGTCATCGACGTGCCGCTGCCCGGGTACAACGATCTCATGCAGCTCTTGAAGGAGATCGTCGCCGTGGTGCGCAAGGGCAACAAGGCGACCGTCGACCTGTCGCGCGAGCACGCCGATCAGCTCATCAAGGCGGCGCTCGGGCTCACGCTCGCGGAGGCGGAGAACGCCTTCGCCAAGGCCATTGCCCACGACGGCAAGCTGGGCGTGGAGGACATCAAGCGCATCCAGGACGAGAAGCGCCAGGTGATCCGCAAGAACGGGCTGCTCGAGTACTACCCGCCCGACGAGACGCTGGGCAACGTGGGCGGCCTGCAGAACCTGAAGTCCTGGCTGAGCCAGCGCACCGCCGCCTTCGGGGAGCGAGCCCGCCAGTTCGGCCTGCCCGAGCCACGAGGCGTGCTGCTGCTGGGCGTGCAGGGCTGCGGCAAGAGCCTCACCGCCAAGGCCATCTCCGCGCACTGGAACCTGCCGCTGCTGCGGCTGGACATGGGGCGCATCTTCAGCGGGCTGATCGGCTCCTCGGAGGAGAACCTGCGCAAGGCCATCCGCGTGGCGGAGAGCGTGGCGCCCGTGGTGCTCTGGGTGGACGAGATCGAGAAGGGGCTGTCCGGAGTGGCCTCCTCGAGCACTGGGGACAGCGGCGTGTCCGCCCGCGTCTTCGGCACGCTGCTCACCTGGCTGCAGGAGAAGACGGCGCCGGTGTTCGTGGTGGCCACCGCCAACCGCATCGACGGCCTGCCTCCCGAGCTGCTGCGCAAGGGCCGCTTCGACGAGATCTTCTTCATCGATCTGCCCGAGCAGGCCGAGCGTCGGGAGATCCTCCGCATCCACCTGAACCGCCGGAAGCGGGAGCCCTCGCACTACGATCTGGAGGCGCTGGCCACCGCCACCGACGGCTTCAGCGGCGCGGAGATCGAGCAGGCGGTGATCGCGGGGCTGTACGAGGCCTTCGGCGAGAACGTGGACCTGGGGCAGCAGCACCTGGTGAAGGCCATTCGAGAGACGTTCCCGCTGTCCGTCACCATGAGGGATGAGATCTCCCGGCTGCGGAACTGGGCCAGGGGGCGCACCCGCCCGGCGTCGCCCGGAGGCCCGCCGGAGGGCCTGCAAGGGGCGGTGGCTCCAGGGGGCCGGAAATGA
- a CDS encoding citrate synthase translates to MGTTQSAVQAGLEGVVVAETRLSEVDGEQGRLVIAGSDVESLAGAVSFEEVCARLWAPYAKEPLPASLQAALGEARVRAFEWLEGLGSALGAEDGMDALRASVAHVSAGAGRELETSLLLTGAVAVFTGAWARRGRGLAPVRPDPKLSHAADLLRMMTGESQPERAAGLDAYLVTVSDHGLNASTFTARVIASTGSDAVSAVVGAIGALKGPLHGGAPGPVLDMLDGVGRPEKARPWLEAELEAGRRIMGMGHRIYRVRDPRAAVLERAIERLERGGLRTERLALARAVERAAEELLRQRYPDRPLRANVEFYTAVLLDAVGLDRTMFSPTFACGRVAGWLGHIAEQRATGKLIRPASRYVGTMPG, encoded by the coding sequence ATGGGCACGACGCAGTCAGCAGTGCAGGCGGGACTCGAAGGAGTGGTGGTCGCCGAGACCCGGCTGAGCGAGGTGGATGGCGAGCAGGGCCGGCTGGTCATTGCCGGCAGTGACGTGGAGTCGCTCGCTGGAGCTGTCTCCTTCGAGGAGGTGTGCGCGAGGCTCTGGGCGCCGTACGCCAAGGAGCCGCTGCCCGCCTCGCTCCAGGCTGCGCTGGGCGAGGCTCGGGTGCGCGCCTTCGAGTGGCTCGAGGGGCTGGGGAGCGCGCTCGGCGCGGAGGATGGAATGGACGCGCTCCGGGCCTCGGTGGCGCATGTCTCCGCCGGGGCGGGCCGCGAGCTGGAGACCTCCCTCCTGCTCACGGGAGCTGTCGCCGTGTTCACGGGGGCCTGGGCGCGACGCGGGCGCGGGTTGGCGCCGGTACGGCCGGATCCGAAGCTGTCTCACGCCGCGGACCTGCTGCGCATGATGACGGGAGAGTCCCAGCCCGAGAGGGCGGCCGGGCTCGATGCCTATCTGGTCACCGTGTCCGACCACGGGCTGAATGCCTCCACGTTCACCGCGCGGGTGATTGCCTCGACGGGCTCGGATGCCGTGTCGGCGGTGGTGGGAGCCATCGGCGCGCTGAAGGGGCCGCTCCACGGTGGCGCGCCGGGGCCGGTGCTGGACATGCTCGACGGCGTCGGTCGGCCTGAGAAGGCCAGGCCGTGGCTCGAGGCGGAGCTGGAGGCGGGCCGTCGCATCATGGGCATGGGACACCGCATCTACCGCGTGAGGGACCCGCGCGCGGCCGTGCTGGAGCGCGCCATCGAGCGGCTCGAGCGGGGAGGGCTGAGGACCGAGCGGCTGGCCCTGGCGAGGGCGGTGGAGCGTGCGGCCGAGGAGCTGCTGCGCCAGCGCTACCCGGACCGTCCGCTGCGCGCCAACGTGGAGTTCTACACGGCGGTGCTGCTCGACGCGGTGGGGCTCGACCGGACGATGTTCTCGCCCACCTTCGCCTGCGGTCGTGTCGCCGGGTGGCTGGGGCACATCGCCGAGCAGCGGGCGACGGGCAAGCTCATCCGGCCCGCCTCGCGCTACGTGGGGACGATGCCGGGCTGA